The proteins below come from a single Afipia felis ATCC 53690 genomic window:
- a CDS encoding TenA family protein, whose protein sequence is MDIFDRLKAAAIADWQSYIGHDFVLRLGTGTLPQAAFRAYLVQDYLFLVQFARAYALATYKSRTVADMRIAQAGLSAILDEMNLHIRLCGRWGLSPKEIEATPEHQATIAYTRFVLDCGAAGDLLDLHVALAPCVIGYAEIGRNLMPNRIEDLGNHPYREWISEYAGESYQDVAVVARRHLDDLAARAMTEQRVAELAALFGKASRLEAEFWQMGLDVAERHATT, encoded by the coding sequence ATGGATATTTTCGATCGGCTGAAGGCGGCGGCGATTGCGGACTGGCAAAGCTATATCGGCCATGACTTCGTCCTTCGCCTCGGAACGGGTACGTTGCCGCAGGCAGCATTTCGCGCCTACCTTGTGCAGGACTATTTGTTCCTGGTTCAATTTGCCCGAGCCTATGCGCTTGCCACCTACAAGAGTCGTACTGTTGCAGACATGCGGATAGCGCAGGCAGGGCTTTCCGCCATTCTCGACGAGATGAACCTTCATATACGGCTGTGCGGTCGTTGGGGTCTTTCGCCAAAGGAGATCGAGGCGACCCCGGAACATCAGGCCACTATCGCCTATACGCGTTTCGTGTTGGATTGCGGTGCGGCCGGGGATCTGCTCGATCTGCATGTTGCGCTTGCTCCATGCGTTATCGGCTACGCTGAGATCGGTCGTAATCTGATGCCGAACCGCATCGAGGACCTCGGCAATCATCCTTACCGTGAATGGATTAGTGAATACGCAGGCGAGTCGTATCAGGACGTTGCTGTCGTGGCGCGACGTCATCTGGATGATCTCGCGGCGAGGGCGATGACCGAACAGCGCGTTGCAGAGCTTGCTGCTCTGTTTGGAAAAGCGTCAAGGCTTGAGGCGGAGTTCTGGCAGATGGGTCTCGATGTTGCTGAGCGGCATGCCACTACTTAG
- a CDS encoding Tex family protein, which yields MVSIQTRISTELGVKEQQVQAAVELLDSGATVPFIARYRKEVTGSLDDAQLRTLEERLRYLRELEDRRKVILDSVREQGKLDATLEAAIMAADSKSRLEDIYLPYKPKRRTKAEMAREAGLEPLADLLMTQPLNEPEASAAQFVSVDKNVADVAAALEGARAILVERFAENADLIGALREELWTNGRLKSTVRDGKQEAGAKFKDYFEFSEALKKMPSHRVLALSRGEGEEILSLTVEPDDGETRPTISAYELRIMGAFGIADQGRPGDKWLVDTARWAWRTRIFTTLSIDLRMRLWSAAEEEAVRVFASNLRDLLLAAPGGARPTLGLDPGYRTGVKVAVVDATGKVVATSTIYPHEPQRRWDEALAVLMKLVREHKVELVAIGNGTASRETDKLAIELVKKLSDLKLHKVVVSEAGASVYSASAYASEELPDLDVTLRGAVSIARRLQDPLAELVKIDPKSIGVGQYQHDLSEFKLSRSLGAVVEDCVNGVGVDLNTASPPLLARVSGIGAGLAESIVSYRDAHGSFRSRKALMDVPRLGPKAFEQCAGFLRISGGDDPLDASAVHPESYPVVRRIMESTKSDIRGLIGNAPVLRALKPQAFADDKFGIPTVTDILRELEKPGRDPRPAFKTAEFKDGVETLSDLRPGMVLEGAVTNVAAFGAFVDIGVHQDGLVHVSAMSKTFVKDPRSVVKPGDIVRVKVLEVDQPRKRISLSLRLDDEIGAQPQRSAGTDRVSAKRSFANNPSRNTKTSDGALADALRRAGLRD from the coding sequence GTGGTTTCCATTCAGACGCGAATCTCTACAGAACTCGGAGTCAAAGAGCAGCAAGTCCAAGCTGCCGTAGAGTTACTCGATAGCGGTGCTACCGTGCCGTTTATTGCTCGCTATCGCAAGGAAGTCACAGGCTCGCTTGACGATGCACAGCTCCGCACGCTTGAGGAGCGGCTGCGGTATCTGCGTGAGCTAGAGGACCGACGCAAGGTGATCCTCGACTCCGTGCGCGAACAGGGCAAGCTCGACGCGACGCTTGAAGCGGCGATTATGGCGGCCGATAGCAAGAGCCGGCTTGAAGATATCTATCTTCCCTACAAGCCGAAGCGCCGCACCAAGGCCGAGATGGCAAGGGAGGCGGGTCTGGAGCCACTTGCAGACCTTTTGATGACGCAGCCTCTGAACGAACCCGAGGCGAGTGCGGCTCAATTTGTCTCAGTCGACAAGAATGTCGCCGACGTCGCAGCGGCCCTTGAGGGCGCGCGCGCTATTCTCGTTGAGCGTTTCGCGGAAAATGCAGACCTCATTGGCGCGCTGCGTGAGGAATTGTGGACGAATGGTCGCCTTAAATCGACCGTGCGTGACGGCAAGCAGGAGGCCGGCGCGAAATTCAAGGACTATTTCGAATTTTCGGAAGCCCTGAAAAAGATGCCGTCGCATCGCGTTCTGGCGTTGTCCCGCGGCGAAGGGGAGGAGATTCTCTCTCTGACCGTTGAGCCGGATGATGGGGAGACGCGCCCGACCATCAGTGCGTATGAGTTGCGTATCATGGGTGCCTTCGGCATCGCTGATCAGGGCCGTCCCGGGGACAAATGGCTCGTGGACACGGCACGCTGGGCTTGGCGCACGAGGATTTTTACAACACTGTCGATCGATCTTCGGATGCGTCTGTGGAGCGCGGCCGAAGAGGAAGCCGTGCGCGTTTTTGCTTCCAACCTCCGTGATCTGTTGCTCGCTGCGCCGGGAGGTGCACGACCGACTCTCGGGCTCGATCCTGGATACCGGACGGGTGTGAAAGTCGCGGTCGTCGACGCCACGGGCAAGGTCGTGGCCACGAGCACGATCTATCCGCACGAGCCGCAGCGGCGATGGGACGAAGCGCTCGCCGTCCTGATGAAACTCGTGCGCGAGCACAAGGTAGAGTTGGTTGCCATTGGCAACGGCACTGCCTCGCGCGAGACTGACAAACTTGCAATAGAGCTGGTCAAAAAACTCTCCGATCTCAAGCTGCACAAGGTCGTCGTGTCAGAGGCGGGCGCATCAGTCTATTCGGCCTCGGCTTACGCGTCGGAAGAGCTTCCCGATCTCGACGTGACATTGCGTGGTGCGGTCTCTATCGCGCGACGCCTGCAGGACCCTCTCGCCGAACTGGTGAAAATCGATCCGAAATCAATCGGCGTCGGCCAGTATCAACACGATCTCAGTGAATTCAAACTGTCGAGATCGCTCGGTGCGGTGGTTGAAGATTGCGTCAACGGTGTCGGTGTGGATCTGAACACCGCTTCACCGCCTTTGCTGGCGCGCGTCTCCGGAATTGGAGCCGGCCTTGCCGAAAGCATCGTATCCTATCGCGACGCGCACGGTTCGTTCCGCTCTCGCAAAGCGCTTATGGATGTGCCGAGACTTGGCCCCAAGGCATTCGAGCAATGCGCCGGCTTCCTGCGTATTTCCGGCGGTGACGATCCGCTGGACGCATCCGCGGTGCATCCGGAATCCTATCCGGTAGTGCGCCGGATCATGGAATCCACCAAGAGTGATATTCGCGGCCTGATCGGAAACGCGCCGGTTCTGCGCGCGCTCAAACCGCAAGCTTTCGCCGACGACAAATTCGGTATTCCCACTGTCACGGATATCCTGCGGGAACTCGAGAAGCCAGGCCGCGATCCGCGGCCGGCATTCAAGACGGCGGAATTCAAGGACGGCGTCGAAACACTCAGCGACCTGCGGCCGGGTATGGTGCTCGAAGGGGCTGTAACGAATGTCGCGGCATTTGGGGCGTTCGTCGATATTGGTGTGCACCAGGATGGCCTTGTGCATGTCTCGGCAATGTCGAAGACCTTCGTGAAAGATCCCCGCAGCGTGGTGAAGCCGGGCGATATCGTGCGCGTGAAAGTGCTGGAAGTCGACCAGCCGCGTAAGCGTATCAGCCTGTCGCTTCGTCTTGACGATGAAATCGGTGCGCAGCCGCAGCGCTCTGCTGGAACCGACCGCGTTTCGGCCAAGCGCAGTTTTGCCAACAACCCGAGCCGCAATACGAAAACTTCAGACGGAGCGTTGGCGGATGCCTTGCGACGGGCAGGTCTCCGTGACTGA
- a CDS encoding cupin domain-containing protein: MDPRFVTKEPTPGGSVYVKVTDMGWKPSQFEGIQIKVLYENPASGELTCLLKWEPGTTLPFHQHPELEQSYVLEGSFYDHDGICRAGNFVWRHPGSYHETKSDEGCILLAVYRKPNKFGETAGFGVEKEDALAS, encoded by the coding sequence ATGGATCCGCGTTTCGTCACCAAGGAACCCACGCCAGGCGGCTCGGTCTATGTGAAGGTCACTGATATGGGCTGGAAGCCTTCCCAGTTCGAAGGCATCCAGATCAAGGTTCTGTATGAAAATCCGGCAAGTGGCGAGCTGACCTGCCTATTGAAGTGGGAGCCGGGCACCACGCTTCCATTCCACCAGCATCCGGAACTCGAGCAGAGCTACGTGCTCGAAGGCTCGTTCTACGACCATGACGGTATTTGTCGGGCCGGCAATTTCGTCTGGCGCCACCCGGGCTCCTATCACGAGACCAAGAGCGACGAAGGCTGCATCCTGCTCGCCGTCTATCGCAAGCCGAACAAATTCGGTGAAACCGCGGGGTTCGGCGTCGAGAAGGAAGACGCTCTCGCGAGCTGA
- a CDS encoding efflux RND transporter periplasmic adaptor subunit — MRVAIFALFVAGGLTLPSYAEQAATAVPVGVVKAELKSVGTTLDFVGRVEAINRVEIKARVTGFLEAVLFKEGDLIKEGAPLYRIEKGLFQAAVEQATGALERSKAAKALSDLQLQRAQELLDRNVGTVVARDQQKAAVDQAAGAMLTDEATLATANINLGYTDITSPITGKVSKTNVTKGNLVGPDTGTLTMIVSQDPMYVTFPVSQRDFLKARQSGTKLDVGAIKAQLRFADGTIYEHPGRINFIDVTVDRATDTVLARATFPNPDFSLIDGQFVQVQIDLQGNNAKDRVEVPQTALIADQQGVYVFVVEDGKAVVKRVKPLRGAGTNVILDSGLNGGEEVIVQGLQGVRPGAPVRATPIQPALNQRG, encoded by the coding sequence ATGCGCGTTGCGATTTTTGCCTTGTTCGTGGCTGGCGGACTTACCTTGCCCTCTTACGCGGAACAGGCAGCCACAGCCGTTCCGGTCGGCGTCGTTAAGGCTGAGCTGAAGTCGGTGGGCACGACGCTCGACTTCGTGGGGCGCGTCGAGGCGATCAACCGGGTCGAAATCAAGGCGCGGGTAACGGGCTTTCTGGAAGCGGTCTTGTTCAAGGAAGGCGACCTGATCAAGGAGGGTGCGCCCCTCTACCGCATCGAAAAAGGGCTATTCCAGGCTGCTGTCGAGCAGGCGACAGGAGCGCTTGAGCGTAGCAAGGCGGCCAAGGCGCTCAGTGATTTGCAGCTCCAGCGTGCCCAGGAATTGCTCGACAGGAATGTCGGCACGGTGGTGGCCCGCGATCAGCAGAAGGCAGCAGTCGATCAGGCTGCGGGAGCCATGCTGACCGATGAGGCCACCCTTGCGACGGCCAATATCAATCTCGGCTACACCGATATCACCTCGCCGATCACGGGCAAGGTCAGCAAGACAAACGTGACCAAAGGCAATCTCGTTGGGCCGGATACCGGCACGCTGACGATGATCGTCAGTCAAGATCCCATGTATGTGACCTTCCCCGTAAGTCAGCGTGATTTCCTGAAGGCGCGCCAGAGCGGGACTAAACTCGACGTCGGCGCCATCAAGGCCCAACTCCGCTTCGCCGACGGAACGATCTACGAGCACCCGGGGCGGATCAACTTCATCGATGTGACGGTCGATCGCGCCACCGATACGGTGCTGGCGCGCGCGACTTTTCCCAATCCCGATTTTAGCCTCATCGACGGTCAGTTCGTGCAGGTGCAGATTGATCTGCAAGGCAACAATGCAAAAGACCGAGTCGAAGTGCCGCAGACCGCTCTGATCGCAGACCAGCAGGGTGTCTATGTGTTCGTGGTCGAGGACGGCAAGGCGGTGGTCAAGCGTGTTAAGCCCCTAAGGGGGGCTGGCACCAACGTCATTCTGGACTCCGGACTCAACGGCGGCGAGGAGGTCATAGTCCAGGGCCTCCAGGGCGTGCGTCCAGGTGCGCCGGTGCGCGCCACCCCGATTCAGCCGGCTCTCAACCAAAGAGGCTGA
- a CDS encoding helix-turn-helix domain-containing protein, with protein sequence MTATDILETGSNSEQETDTLGRRIRQLRKARERTLDSLAQEVGLTKGYLSKVETGRQTPPLGTLSKLAKALGTDLAGLVENGTTDRTELGYEGVSVVRADERRNVVRGATSFGYDYQSLVQNAVGKHMSPFLFTFPSQILKEVFFEHGGEEMIFVLSGVVEFEVGSETFELMPGDCIYFDPRQRHRGRGKYGEAKALVVLYEPKNRS encoded by the coding sequence ATGACAGCTACCGACATCTTGGAAACTGGGTCTAACAGCGAGCAGGAGACTGACACGCTCGGACGCCGGATCAGGCAACTCCGAAAAGCGCGGGAGCGCACGCTGGATTCGCTGGCGCAGGAGGTCGGGCTCACCAAGGGCTATCTTTCCAAGGTCGAGACAGGTCGCCAGACACCGCCTTTGGGGACGTTGTCGAAACTCGCCAAGGCTCTCGGTACTGACCTTGCCGGACTCGTTGAAAACGGCACCACTGATCGCACTGAGCTTGGTTATGAAGGTGTTTCGGTGGTGCGGGCCGATGAGCGGCGCAATGTCGTACGTGGTGCGACGTCATTCGGCTACGACTATCAGTCGCTGGTGCAGAATGCCGTCGGCAAGCACATGTCGCCGTTTCTGTTCACCTTCCCCTCGCAGATCCTCAAGGAAGTGTTTTTCGAGCATGGCGGCGAGGAGATGATCTTCGTGCTCAGCGGTGTTGTAGAATTCGAAGTCGGCAGCGAAACCTTCGAGTTGATGCCGGGCGACTGCATTTATTTCGATCCTCGCCAACGGCATCGCGGGCGCGGAAAGTACGGCGAGGCCAAGGCGCTGGTTGTACTGTACGAGCCGAAAAATCGCAGCTAG
- a CDS encoding flavin reductase family protein, producing the protein MQRQYKIARKVNETPNTISVFLTSDETLSRFQAGQHLAFDIPGVGERPYVLSAFSSDPKIYRITVIHTDVKDAARAAFFWTDQAEKGGLIHATGPQGSFHLTAELDRPVVIFSKDIGEAAVTAMAEELAVRASRHHVVFLHSTFNSSTFALKGKLGSLKADLPNSVWKVWFSNPRQVDRPGKEYDLGGEMHLDQDVEFLPSEEFDAYICGPREFVAATEAALRESRVVCRRIYKQEMGATLAPPAEIAEEKELPPLHPQSVTFTTSGIEAIWTPEQGTLLEFAESLGIKAPFNCRTGMCGMCARKVVVGELMKIRVTSAKTREHCQLMCSNIPMSKVEIEL; encoded by the coding sequence ATGCAGCGACAGTACAAAATCGCCCGGAAGGTCAATGAAACACCGAATACGATCTCCGTATTCCTGACATCGGACGAGACACTGAGCCGTTTTCAGGCCGGACAGCACCTTGCCTTCGACATTCCGGGTGTCGGCGAGCGCCCTTATGTGCTGTCAGCCTTTTCCTCCGACCCGAAGATTTATCGTATCACGGTCATTCATACAGACGTGAAGGATGCTGCGCGGGCAGCGTTCTTCTGGACCGATCAGGCAGAAAAAGGCGGCCTCATCCACGCGACTGGGCCGCAGGGTTCATTCCATCTCACCGCTGAACTCGACCGACCTGTCGTCATCTTCAGCAAGGACATCGGCGAGGCCGCCGTTACCGCGATGGCAGAAGAACTGGCCGTGAGAGCATCACGGCATCATGTCGTGTTCCTGCACAGCACGTTCAACAGTTCGACATTCGCCCTGAAGGGCAAACTGGGGTCGCTGAAAGCTGATCTGCCGAACAGCGTCTGGAAAGTCTGGTTCAGCAATCCGCGTCAGGTCGACCGGCCAGGCAAGGAATACGATCTCGGCGGCGAGATGCATCTGGACCAAGACGTGGAATTCCTCCCCTCCGAGGAGTTCGACGCCTACATTTGCGGCCCACGAGAGTTTGTTGCAGCGACTGAGGCGGCCCTGCGCGAAAGCCGCGTCGTATGCCGTAGGATCTACAAGCAGGAGATGGGTGCAACACTCGCTCCGCCAGCCGAAATTGCGGAGGAAAAAGAGCTACCGCCGCTCCATCCGCAATCGGTGACGTTCACGACATCAGGTATCGAGGCAATCTGGACCCCTGAACAAGGCACGTTGCTGGAATTCGCCGAAAGCCTCGGAATTAAGGCGCCCTTCAACTGCCGCACCGGTATGTGCGGCATGTGCGCACGCAAGGTCGTCGTGGGCGAGTTGATGAAAATCCGAGTCACGTCGGCAAAGACACGGGAGCACTGCCAGCTGATGTGCTCAAACATTCCCATGAGCAAGGTTGAGATCGAACTGTAG
- a CDS encoding DJ-1/PfpI family protein has protein sequence MSNTTFIIHAYDDVEPIDIGATFGVLSMAKRVDPGIEMALVANKAGIVRLANGLEILAPYSVTNCPPGDVLMILGGAAWPEVSKDEQTLSFIRAFSRKGIVASVCTGALIVAGAGLLDGKEATTRRYAPAGVETPLALMKKLYPGVNGTEARFVDSGTVVTGGGVALAIDTTLHLIARLRGADVARETARIIEYRWSGGDGAFSEAAAAPKTVAA, from the coding sequence ATGTCAAACACCACGTTCATCATCCACGCCTATGATGATGTTGAACCGATCGACATCGGCGCAACATTCGGCGTTCTTTCAATGGCCAAGCGTGTCGATCCGGGTATTGAGATGGCTTTGGTGGCCAACAAGGCCGGTATAGTCCGTCTGGCCAATGGACTTGAGATCCTCGCGCCTTACAGCGTGACGAATTGTCCTCCCGGCGATGTGTTGATGATTCTCGGCGGGGCCGCATGGCCGGAGGTCAGCAAGGACGAACAGACTCTCAGCTTCATCCGGGCGTTCTCACGCAAGGGCATCGTTGCGTCAGTTTGCACTGGGGCGCTTATCGTTGCAGGCGCTGGCCTGCTCGACGGCAAGGAGGCAACCACCCGCCGTTACGCTCCTGCCGGCGTCGAGACGCCGCTCGCTTTGATGAAAAAGCTCTACCCCGGAGTGAATGGTACAGAAGCGCGGTTCGTTGATTCCGGAACGGTCGTGACCGGCGGCGGCGTCGCTCTGGCAATCGATACGACATTGCATCTGATCGCACGACTTCGCGGCGCAGACGTCGCGAGAGAGACCGCGCGCATCATCGAATATCGATGGAGCGGCGGCGACGGCGCGTTTTCCGAGGCCGCTGCTGCACCAAAAACCGTGGCCGCATAA
- a CDS encoding MFS transporter: MSTAEVLNPAVPKEGSSIKHIVAASVLGTTVEWYDFLIYGTAAALVFNKLFFPNFDPLVGTLAAFGSYAVGFVARPLGGAIFGHFGDKLGRKAMLTLTMIIMGAGTFLIGCLPTYDQVGILAPILLLILRMAQGIGIGGEWGGATLMVIESGDRNRRGFLGSLVQVGFPLGMVCATLIFLLVSKLPDEQFMSWGWRLPFWLSAILVAVGLFVRMRLVETPKFAKVQEQGEISNAPLLDVLTKDFKNFVVAVGLKISEVAWVYVLIGFLVYYATSHLHLSKTVILDAVLYAAILELVTLPLFGLLSDYVGRKPLYIAGTILSMIVAFPLFTLVATKDPTTIAISIAIIMSITHGLMFSPQAAFIPELFGTKVRYSGASLGVQVSAAISGGFAPMIATGLLAYYGTTTPISWYLIALGAITLIATLVSRETAFEDL, from the coding sequence ATGTCGACGGCAGAGGTCCTTAATCCCGCTGTTCCCAAGGAAGGGTCCAGCATTAAACACATCGTTGCGGCGAGCGTGCTCGGCACGACGGTCGAATGGTATGATTTCCTTATCTACGGCACCGCGGCTGCGTTGGTGTTCAACAAGCTGTTCTTTCCGAATTTCGATCCGCTCGTCGGCACGCTTGCCGCGTTCGGCTCCTATGCGGTTGGCTTCGTCGCGCGTCCGCTCGGCGGCGCAATCTTCGGCCATTTCGGCGACAAGCTAGGCCGCAAGGCGATGCTCACGCTGACCATGATCATCATGGGTGCGGGCACGTTCCTGATTGGTTGTCTGCCCACCTATGATCAGGTCGGCATTCTTGCTCCGATCCTGCTGTTGATCCTGCGTATGGCGCAGGGCATCGGTATCGGCGGTGAGTGGGGTGGTGCGACCCTGATGGTCATCGAAAGCGGCGATCGCAACCGGCGCGGCTTTCTCGGCAGCCTTGTGCAGGTCGGTTTTCCACTCGGCATGGTGTGCGCGACCCTGATCTTCCTTCTCGTCTCAAAACTGCCTGATGAGCAGTTCATGAGTTGGGGCTGGCGTCTTCCGTTCTGGCTGAGTGCGATCCTCGTCGCCGTCGGGCTGTTCGTGCGCATGCGGCTCGTCGAAACGCCGAAGTTCGCGAAGGTCCAGGAGCAGGGTGAGATCTCCAACGCTCCGCTCCTCGACGTTCTCACCAAGGACTTCAAGAACTTCGTCGTCGCTGTCGGCCTCAAGATATCGGAAGTAGCGTGGGTGTATGTGCTGATCGGCTTCCTTGTCTACTACGCGACATCGCATCTTCATCTGTCGAAGACGGTTATTCTCGACGCGGTGCTTTACGCAGCGATTCTGGAACTGGTCACGCTGCCGCTGTTCGGCCTGTTGTCGGATTATGTGGGGCGCAAGCCGCTCTACATCGCAGGTACCATCCTATCGATGATTGTGGCCTTCCCGCTGTTTACGCTGGTCGCGACCAAGGACCCGACGACAATCGCGATTTCGATTGCGATCATCATGAGTATTACCCACGGTCTGATGTTCAGTCCGCAAGCTGCGTTCATTCCCGAACTGTTCGGCACGAAGGTGCGCTATAGCGGTGCCTCGCTCGGTGTGCAGGTATCGGCGGCAATCAGCGGCGGCTTCGCCCCGATGATCGCAACGGGACTCCTTGCTTACTACGGCACCACGACGCCGATTTCCTGGTACCTCATCGCGCTCGGCGCCATCACGCTGATTGCGACACTGGTTTCGCGGGAAACTGCTTTCGAGGACCTGTAG